A region of the Oncorhynchus nerka isolate Pitt River linkage group LG26, Oner_Uvic_2.0, whole genome shotgun sequence genome:
taaatttaaatctagacttggtttcctctatcgtaatcactcctctttcaccctaGCTGCCAAACTATTcaaatgaccatcctacccatgctaaattatggagacataatttatagatcggcaggtaagggtgctctcgagcggctagatgttatTTACCATTCggacatcagatttgccaccaatgctccttataggacacatcactgcactctatactcctctgtaaactggtcatctctgtatacccatctcaaagacccactggttgatgcttatttataaaaccctcttcgGCCTCACTcctccctatctgagatatctactgcagcccttattctccacatacaacacccattctgccagtcacattctgttaaacatccccaaagcacacacatccctggatcgctcctcttttcagttcgctgcagctagcgactggaaagagctgcaacaaacactcaaacttgacagttttatctcaatatctTCATTCAAAGCCTCAATCTTTGACACTCTTACAGACAGTTGTGGATGCTTTGTATGATGTCTTGTTGACTCTACCTtattgacctttgtgctgttgactttgcccaataatatttgtaccttgtttttgtgctgctatcatgttgtgttgctaccatgttgttgtcatgttgtgttgctaccatgctgtgttgtcatgttttgctgtcttgttatgttgttgtcttaggtctctctttatgtagtgttgggtctctcttgttgtgatgtgtgttttgtcctatatttatattgtattaaaAAAATTAATCCCAATTATTTTTGTGTCCAGACTACCCTCACTCTCACTGAAGGGGATATATCACACACAGTGAACCCTCTCAGCATAGAGATCTTCCATGTTGTTATCTATTGGCTGCCTGGCCTCTTACATAATTTAGATATTTTACTTTTGTATTACAGTATCATATGATTTCCCAGAAACAGGTGCAGTTCTCATCAATAGTTATGTAATTTTATCTGTGAAGAAAGGGATGTAGTATTTGCCTCAAGACTGCAGGGTTTGCCAGTCCAAGCCTTGATTCTGTCTGTTGTCCTTTGTATAagatttttttgtttgtatttttttaGACTGACCACTGCCTATTCCTCACTATGTACACTTGGGGAGAAGGGTAGATCATTTGGATGCAAACTTATTGAATGTGTTGTttgttctattagttctatttcTATGTATCAGTCACACATACTTTTCAGTCCTAGTCATTTTTGTTCTTTGCATTTTACACCTTTTTGTTAACCTCGCGATAGTTCACACACAGCTTCAAACCAGTCGGCACACTTACTGACAGGTAGATAACGAACAGAGTAGTAAAGGATTAGATAGGAGGGTTTAGTTCTTAATGTTTGGTTCTTTAGTCCGTAAACTGTGATTGACTagacactccagtacagtaagtGGCGGCATTCAACGATAACGTTTGTTTGCGGACCGCCATAATATTATAGAAGAAGAAGGTAACGAACAGTTTTGCAAAACGTTTGGATTAGTAGCAAACTACACGATTAGCTGTGTTAAAATTAAAATCGTGTGGAATTGAGGAGTAACTCAATGTGTTGCTCGATTTTTTTTAGCTAGCAAGTCGTTGGAAATAGCTTTAGCTATTCAACTAGGCTAACGTTAGTGAAAGTAAACAAACCAAGAAACccagctactactactagctgATGTGTCATCAAGGCGCTTTGCTGAAATAGACTTAAAAGTGAGCTAGCTAGATACTCGGTATTCATATGTGTGTCTCCATGAGAGGTGGCTAAACTATGTGACATAGcgacatttatttatttgtaaatgTATCCCTCACTTCTTCTGTGCATGATAGAAACCTAACAATGCAGTGCAACAATGTGACAACTATCCCCAAAGGGCTACTGCAGCTTCGAGACAGTttgagtagcatgatggacagccTGTACAAAGACCCCAAGGTAACAGTGAACCATGTCTCCTGTTCAGCAACACTGTTAAAAGCTCTTGGTCTCACAGTAACAGACATGTATTACTTCTTAATAGGACAGTAGGTAATGTGAAGCATGTTcatgacccttctctctctcctcaatagGTGGCAGCGCTGATGAACACATCAATGGGGCAGTACCTCAATGGCCACCCATTCTTAGCCCTGGCTGTGTTGGTATTTGGCTCCATGGCCACTGTACCCATTGGGATTTTCCTGACCTTTGCCACTGTTACATTCATTGGTGCCACTGTGGGTTTCGTTTTATTGGAGGGTAAGTCCCTACACTATCTATACAAtacctactgtccactactacagTGCCAATACACTCTTCCCAGCTGTGTAGTATAACAACTAATCTGAATGCCTGTCTATCAGGGACAATGATGGTGGCTAATACTGAAACCCTTTTTCACTATCTTGTTTGTCCTCATTAttcctacctcctccctctccctccagtgTTTCTGCTATCCCTAGGAGGGGTCAGTCTGCTGTGTGTGCTCTCTGCTCTGGCCATCCTCTCCATCCTGGTCTCCTTGGTCCTCGGTGCCTGTTACATTACCTCTTACAATGTGCTCAACTTCTACTACAGCCAGCGGTATCAAAACACACAGcctggagtaaacacacacacacacacacacacacacacacagaggccctTCATTTGAGATTCTaattttctccctctttctttctctttttcacCCAGTGTCAGTAGGTACCGAGTCACTAGGTTGGAGCCTGCGACAAATATAACAGTCATGGAACAAGATGGGTGTGTTCAACTTAACCCATTATTTGGTTGATGAACAAAAACTCCTTTctagacatacagttgaagtcggaagtttacatacacttaggttggagtcattaaaactcgtttttcaaacactccacaaatttcttgtatagttttggcaagtcggttaggacatctactttgtgcatgacacaagtaatttttccaacaattgtttacagacacagattatttcactgtatcacaattccagtggatcagaagtttacatacactaaattgactgtgcctttaaacagcttggaaaattccaggaaattatgtcatggctttagaagcttctgataggcttgttgacataatttgaggtgtacctgtggatgtttaattttactaggcaagtcggttaagaacaaattcttattttcaatgacggcctaggaacagtgggttaagtgcctcttcaggggcagaacgacagatttgtaccttgttagctcgggggtttgaacttgaccccttccggttactagtccaacactctaaccaccaggctaccctgccgccccatgtatttcaaggcctaccttcaaactcagtgcctcattgcttgacatcatgggaaaatcaaaagaaatcagccaagacctcagaaaataaattgtagacttccacaagtctggttcatcgttgggagcaatttccaaacgcctgaaggtaccacgttcatctgtacaaacaatagtatgtaagtataaacaccatgggaccacgcagcggtcataccgctcaggaaggagacgcgttctgtctcctagagatgaatgtattttggtgtgaaaagtgcaaatcaatcccagaacaacagcaaagtaccatgtgaagatgctggaggaaaccggtacaaaagtatctatatccacagtaaaacgagtcatatatcgacataacctgaaaggccgctcagcaaggaagaagccactgctccaaaaccaccatataaaagccagactacagtttgcatctgcacatggggacaaagattgtactttttggagaaatgtcctctggtctgatgaaacaaaagtagaactgtttggccatcgttatgtttggagtaaaaagaggaggcttgcaagctgaagaacaccatcccaaccgtgaggcatgggggtggcagcatcatgttgtgggggtgctttgctgcaggagtgactggtgcacttcacaaaatagatggattcatgaggaagggaaattatgtggatatattgaatcaacatctcaagacatcagtcaggaagttaaagcttggtcgcaaatgggtcttggagtggccatcacaaagccctgacctcaatcccatagacaatttgtgggcggaactgaaaaagcatgtgcgaacaaggaggcctgcaaacgtgactcagttacaccagctctgtcaggaggaataggccaaaattcacccaacttattgtgggaagcttgtggaaggctacccaaaacgtttgacccaagttttacgatttaaaggcaatgctaccaaatacgaattgagtgtatgtaaacttctgaccaaatgggaatgtgatgaaagaaataaaagctgaaataaataattatctctactattattctgacatttcacattcttaaaataaagtggtgatcctaactgacttaagacaaggaatttttacgaggattaaatgtcaggaatgatgaAATACTTAGTTTAaaggtatttggctaaggtgtacttTAACTGTATCATACAATGTTGTTTCTCATAAGTTTAAAGTGTCCCTTTAATTTAATACTCAAGTTGTTTGTTCTCTCCCCTACTTTAAAATCTGTCAGAGATGAAGAAGCCTATGGGAAGCCGGATGTTTAAGGAGCTGCAGCGTCAGTGATGGACTTCTACAGACACAATCGTATACTGATCATTGCACTGCAGTCCTTTCACTGGCAGATAGGGGTTCCTCTAGACTCAAGAACTAGATAGAGTAAAACCTCAGGTTGACTTTtcattaaaggcccaatgcagctgtttttatctcaatatcaaatcatttctggctaataattaagtaccttactgtgatttgttttaaatgaaaacaaacaaaaattgcttcttagcaaagagcatgTTCTCAAGCAATAATTGTTTAGGTCTAAGTGGGGAGGGAAAAACTGAAACATATCTGTTATTGTCAGAGACATTTGGAACTCTCTTATTAGTCTATAAACTACTTTACCGCCAGGTGATGTCAACAGGCAGGCCACATTTTCAGCCCACCAAAGCAGGCTgacatttcaggtggtcttttcaaacagctcttgcaCCTAAAGGgcatcattttcacaattgcacagtattattccaacatcATCTGGAAATATTTATAAAACAGAAAAATCTTTGACTGGGCCTTTAACTGGAAAAATCGATTATCCAAGCAGCCCAATGGAATCATCACCATTGATACAAGTATTAATATTTCTTTATATGATTCTGGAGGTTGTATAATTTCACCTGACTGAATGTAGGCACATTGATTgttgatttattttattgcatTATAGCATTTGTACTATCTATTTTCTTGATCTTTCTAAAGGTTAAGAGTACAAAGATGTATATTTTATACATAAACAGTTTAAATTCAAGCTGCTATCGGTTGCTAGTCTGATAGTCAGATGTTACATGCAATGAATGCACCTTGGTTTTTATTGTCCATTTGCAATGGAGAGGATTAAGAACCTGTAATGGTAGAAATGATTTGTTAAACAAAGCCCATTTAGAACATGACAGATGACCAGGTAGCACTGCAAATAACTTGTTACTGTATTTGACAATCTGTGTATTCTGGAAACAATGTGTGCAGTATGCTATAATCCATACTGTACATTTGCCAAAGATTTTTATTAAATGTGTTCTAGTTTTGATCCACATAGGATTAATAACAGGTCAGTCTTAAGTTTCAAATCTGTTGTCCATTTGAAAAGTGGGAGCTAGTTTCTGTTACTAAGGTCATGTCAGTTTGTGTGAACCAGAAATGTAAAGTATGCACTAATAGAGATGAGTGACTATCAAAAAGTGTTTTTATATGTATTCAATTTAATGTACCTTTTCTCTGAAGATTAGTGGTGAGATGTTACTTTGATGGAATGTTACAAGTAAATCACTTCAACTGCACTAAATTGATTTGCTCTAGAAAGCCAGTGTCTCAATATTGTAAGACATTTttctaatgtacaaaagtcattTGTAATGATTGACCCTTCACAGATTTATAGTTCTGGCCTTGAGCAGTtaaatgttctgtattgtcatgtttaatgtggaccccaggaatagtagctgctgcttttacaATAGTTAATGGGGATTCTAATAAAATAATACAAGTAATTCTAAGTACTTACCATTTTCTTGCCTAATCCTTTTCTAGCTGTCTGTACATAGGTGGTGTTGTTTCACATTAACAAGGTCAAATTGTGCTTTTTCATAAAAAGTTTATTGGAGGCGAGGTTGTATCACAGTGATCATGCAACTTAAAACAAAAGAAGCTATAGGAATGACAAATGAAAAGACTATGGGGGTTTACTTAGCTGGGAAAATGGGTCAAATCTCAACATTTAACTCAAATGCATCTATACCAAACACCATATCTCACACGCATTCCTCCTGAACACTGTTCTAGAATATCATGTATATTTCAAATGGGTCTTTTACCTCTGTGACAAATGACTGCATCTTTATTTAAACAGCTAAACAAACTGACCATGTAAGGTGAGTACAGTATTCAATCAAATTAACCTTAGTCTATGACTGCATTGAAATCAAACCAAATAGCCCTGTCGGGAAGCACATTTACTGATACGGACCCCTAAATGACTTACAATCATCCAATGTTGAACTAACTGAGAATGGACCTAAGTAATGCAATAAACTCTTCTTTTGGTTGGGGATGTGAAAGGTGATATGTATCATGTTAAGATGGGAATGTCATCTTAGAAAGGCAAGTATGTACATAAATGGAGGACACCAAGATGAAGAATTGAAGGGAATTTTACCAAAAATGTCAAAAGGGCAActggagaaaaaatatatatattgggcAAAGGGTTATATAAACACAAGAACCCAGAAGTGGGCTTTGCAGGATAACTTTTTCAAGAGAGGAGTGCAAACTGGGATATCCAAATGAAAGAGCACCTACAAAACACAAGTAAATGTAGTTGTGAATAATAAATTGGCCAAGGGGGTACAGTCATGAAAAACAATGTATGAAAAAATATCAAGACATAAAATAATTACATAATACTCCTTGACACATCGTTTCCATCTTAATCATAAAGACTACATTTTTGTATTTCAAGTTTGGCATGGTACTTTGTATTGAGTCAACCCTAATCAATACAATGCATATTGAGCCATCAAAGAGCACACCTCACATGTCTATTTTTTGAACAGCAATGAGAAAAGGTAAGGCAATATGCTAAAAATAGATATCTGATGACTGCGTGAAGACCTGGGATGACCTCTCATTCAGTTTGAGCCGTTTGTTGTTTACCAGTTCAAAGTTATTCATGAAGAAGACTAGTGTTTTCCCCCTTGAGTCGCTCTGTCTCTCAGGCATCTTGCTCGGCAGGGTTCCGTGATGTCATCTCCACGCACTCTGAGTCTGCTGGAAGACACGGGGTCTCCGTCTGAACCTCTCATGCTGGCAGGCTCAGCTTCTTTCCTTTCAGCACTGAGTATTGAGATACATGTCAGAGGGTccaatgatttaaaaaatatatatatttccctTGCAGTGTGCCGACTCCTGTGTACTACAACATTCAAAGTGTATCTAGATAGATTAGAACTAATTTAGGATATGATGTAGTCCTACAAACTCAAACATCAATAATTTACTAACTCTATTTGATCAATGTACCAATcaggcttcaggaagaagcatagcacaattacagcagccattttaaatgatatcactgaagccattgacaaaaaaacagcaccctgtctcactttttattgatctctaaggcgtttgatacagttgatcatgctatactaaggcagagactgtcgagtgtaggtctttcggagcatgcagttgcatggtttgctaaccatctgtctgatagaactcagtgcactcaatttgacgggcttatgtctgttaaattgtctgtcttgaatggtgtgccccaaggctctgtacttgcTCCTCTCATTCACTATTCatataaatgatttagacaaaaatgtccaaaatgcacaacttcatttttatgctgacgatactgttatttactgttgtgcctcgtctcttacaaaagatttccagaacatgcaaactgctttttatactgttcaacataccttgtcaattgaagcttatcctcaatactgacaaaattAAACTAATGGTGTTCTCtaatgcaagaaatagacctctgaacctttcacctattactacctgtcagggcaaggagattgaggttgtaacctcataaatatcttggaattttaattgatgacagCCTCTTTTAAAAtggcatattcaacaacttacaaaacatttgaagttgaaattgggattttattttaggaataaggcctgtttttcttttgaagccaggagGCTAGtgtcagctacatttatgcctttactagactatggggatattttatatatgaatgcttccgctcagtgtttgagatcaattgacactctttaccatggcactttgagatttattttaaactgcaaaacccttacgcaccactgcactttgtataccaggtttggctggccttctctagtcacttgtAGGCTcagtttatttacaaagccattttgggtttactacctttttatttgtgcatttttattgttcagaaatgtggtgggtactctcttcgttcactGGACTTTTTCCTGTTAATTGTTCCAAACGTCCAAACTGAATTTGgcaaaagggcttttatgtactctgcgccatcgtcttggaacaccttacaaagTACTTTTAAACTGGaggaacttgtcccgattggtgtttttaaatcactgatgaaggattttgaggctgattccctgacctgtcaatgtttttaatttgctgttttatactcttgtgaattcaatggtttttactagattacttgtagtttttcatgttgtctgtctaatttttttgtaatgacttggtgctgcctatcttggccagggcgctcttgaaaaagagatttatctcaaatgagcccttcctggttaaataaaggttaaataaaaaataaataaacgccAACAAAGCTTACTTAAGCATACATAAAATACCAGATGGTCAAACAGCGAATACACAGATGGCAGAACATAAATCAGAGGTGGGCATTTAGGTGGACACTCACCTTTGGTGACATAAAGGTAGAAGAAGTCGCAGTAGAGGATAGTCTGCACCATGCCGGCCACAATGGCGATCATGTCGAAGAAACCCTCGAAGTAAAAGCGCCAGATCCAGTTGAAGAGGTACAGGGCCCGGTAGAGACCCAGGAAAAACAGGTAGTGGGTGGTGATGGTCTCCGCCTCGCCCGTCTTACTGATCATGAAGAGCTGGGGCAGGATGGCCACAGACTCCAGGTAGATGGAGAATGTCCACAGGATCTGAtagaaagacaaacacacaacactgtaTATTAGCCATTAATCTCATCCGCCAGCTCTCTCACAACTGACCATGCGGAATAGGTTAAGTAGACATCAACTAGGGGCTTCTCCTTcatatgtaatgtaaatgtctctaACCTCTAGGAAAGAGAAGTCATGGTTGACCAGGCAGGCGAGGCCCCCTACAGGAACCACCAGGAATTCCATTCGGAAGCTGTCATGGTTCCCATCATAGGTGGCCTTGAACTTCATGTAGATCAGGTAGACAGTGGCGTAGGCACAACCAATGTAGATCACCTGCAGAGAAGAGTATAGGGAGAAAATGAATGTATCCCATGttaagggcggcagggtagcctagtggttagagcgttggactagtaaccgaaaggttgcaagttcaactccccgagctgacacggtacaaatctgttgttctgcccctgaacaggcagttaacccactgttcctaggccttcaatgaaaataaggatttgttcttaactgacttgcctagttagataatGGTCAAATAAAATGGTGCTGAGAAGAAAATAGTAGCGCAGTCTAGACAGTCTCTCATAAGGACTAGGGCCAGAATAAATCTACAGATAAGTACTATCTGAACCCCCAGAGAGATTTGGTGAGGACATTGTCAATTGCTTATGCAGATGACTAAGCGATTCTACCTGGCCCAACTCATAACACTTAATCAGTGGTATGGAAGGAAGGCTCAGCCATCCTCTTACCTTCATGGTGGTGTTGTAGAGGGAAAtgaaggaggtgaggaggtccaGGTAACGAGTAGTGAAGACCAAAGCAAACAGGATCTGGCTCTTCCCAGAGATACCTGGATGGGACAACCAGTTTAACAACAGTAGGACTGATAATACCTGGGAATTAAATAAGAAATGATTCTTCTAGTTTTGCATCACTTTAAGAAAGAACAATTTCTGGAAGAATGGCAAGTCCTTCACAACTTCTGAAATAGTCTTCCTTTGCAAGCCCCTGCCCAGTCAGAGCTGCAAGTGTGATAGTATCTTATCAACAGCAATTGGAAATGTGAGTGAGACAAACCCATGTCTGACAAGAGGGTAAATTAACTGATTGCTGAAACTACATCAATAAATGCAGCAGCATCTCAAGACCAGGGTGATCACTCTGCAACGAATGCATCTCCATATAGCCTAATCGTAATGTGCACAAGACATCTTATTTCTATACATTACAGTGACTGGTATTAGAAAAAAACAGCAGATCCTAATGCCTCAAAGGCAAATTAATCCGATGCAAACAAGGTTGATGAGAGAAACGTGTGCGAGTGTTTAGAATATAGGATGTGTTCAGCTAATTTGACACATAAATGTATAAGTGTCAACTACTTTTGAGTGAGAATGCATTGATTCCTTGCCACCTAATTTAATTTCGTGAGACTTTCAAGAATGCCACGTCAGAGTCCAGATCTAACAATCAAACGCCGGGCTACATTGAGTGAACTCGCATGCCAGACTGTTGCAGAAAACAAGGTGACACTAAACGGGATGTTTAAACAGAAGT
Encoded here:
- the LOC115116732 gene encoding lipid droplet assembly factor 1-A-like isoform X1, giving the protein MQCNNVTTIPKGLLQLRDSLSSMMDSLYKDPKVAALMNTSMGQYLNGHPFLALAVLVFGSMATVPIGIFLTFATVTFIGATVGFVLLEVFLLSLGGVSLLCVLSALAILSILVSLVLGACYITSYNVLNFYYSQRVSRYRVTRLEPATNITVMEQDGDEEAYGKPDV
- the LOC115116732 gene encoding lipid droplet assembly factor 1-like isoform X2; amino-acid sequence: MQCNNVTTIPKGLLQLRDSLSSMMDSLYKDPKVAALMNTSMGQYLNGHPFLALAVLVFGSMATVPIGIFLTFATVTFIGATVGFVLLEVFLLSLGGVSLLCVLSALAILSILVSLVLGACYITSYNVLNFYYSQRYQNTQPGCQ
- the LOC115118461 gene encoding ER lumen protein-retaining receptor 2-like, with amino-acid sequence MNIFRLTGDLSHLAAIIILLLKIWKTRSCAGISGKSQILFALVFTTRYLDLLTSFISLYNTTMKVIYIGCAYATVYLIYMKFKATYDGNHDSFRMEFLVVPVGGLACLVNHDFSFLEILWTFSIYLESVAILPQLFMISKTGEAETITTHYLFFLGLYRALYLFNWIWRFYFEGFFDMIAIVAGMVQTILYCDFFYLYVTKVLKGKKLSLPA